The Blastopirellula marina genome has a window encoding:
- a CDS encoding dihydroorotase has translation MKTLIKNATVILPDGPQKTSVLIDGAQIADIDPAESVKVDETVYAYGMTLIPGVIDAHVHMRDPGLTAKEDLRSGSRACAKGGITTFLEMPNTNPATISQKLLEEKLTLAANKSIVNYGFFVGATLQNMEELKKATRTPGIKIYMGSSTGDMALTDPGLLEAIFAETKLPIAVHAEDETIIEKMKQELAGTRNVVDHSKIRSVEAEVASIKRACALAREYKHRLHICHVSAGASVDIFEDHADVITAEVTPHHLFLNVDDYLNLGTLAQMNPSLKTQEDNEALFQALLDDKIQIVATDHAPHTWEEKCGRYPETPSGVPGVDTALPLMLDMVAKDKCTMEDVVHWMCEGPALVWDILEKGRIEVGYDADLVLIDMNKTQVIHGPSMETKCRWTPFEGREVTGWPVRTWVCGKEVYRDGKFDESRMGVEAMFDHSRGGYWAGIE, from the coding sequence TGCCCGACGGACCTCAAAAGACGTCTGTCTTGATCGATGGAGCTCAAATCGCCGATATCGATCCGGCTGAATCGGTGAAAGTCGACGAGACCGTCTACGCTTACGGCATGACGCTGATCCCCGGCGTGATCGATGCCCACGTTCACATGCGCGATCCTGGCCTGACCGCCAAGGAAGACCTTCGCAGTGGCAGCCGTGCGTGTGCTAAGGGGGGTATTACTACCTTCCTGGAAATGCCCAACACCAATCCGGCCACCATTTCGCAGAAGCTTCTGGAAGAGAAGCTCACCCTGGCAGCCAACAAAAGCATCGTGAACTACGGGTTCTTCGTCGGTGCCACGCTGCAGAACATGGAAGAACTGAAGAAGGCGACCCGCACGCCTGGCATCAAGATCTACATGGGTAGCAGCACCGGCGACATGGCCCTGACCGACCCCGGCCTGCTGGAAGCGATCTTCGCCGAAACCAAGCTGCCGATCGCCGTACATGCCGAAGACGAAACGATCATCGAAAAGATGAAGCAGGAACTGGCCGGCACGCGCAACGTGGTCGACCACTCCAAGATCCGCAGCGTCGAAGCGGAAGTCGCTTCCATCAAGCGAGCCTGTGCGTTGGCTCGTGAGTACAAACACCGGTTGCACATCTGCCACGTGAGTGCTGGTGCCTCGGTCGATATCTTCGAAGATCACGCCGACGTGATCACCGCCGAAGTCACTCCGCATCACTTGTTCCTCAATGTGGATGATTACCTGAACCTGGGCACGCTGGCCCAGATGAATCCGTCCCTCAAAACGCAGGAAGACAACGAAGCACTCTTCCAGGCACTTCTGGACGACAAGATCCAGATCGTCGCGACCGACCACGCCCCACACACGTGGGAAGAGAAGTGCGGCCGCTATCCCGAAACGCCCAGTGGTGTCCCCGGCGTCGACACGGCCCTGCCGCTGATGTTGGACATGGTCGCCAAGGACAAGTGCACCATGGAGGACGTCGTGCATTGGATGTGCGAAGGCCCGGCCCTGGTGTGGGACATCCTGGAAAAGGGTCGCATCGAAGTAGGCTACGACGCCGACCTGGTGCTGATCGACATGAACAAAACCCAGGTCATCCACGGCCCAAGCATGGAAACCAAATGTCGCTGGACCCCCTTCGAAGGCCGCGAAGTCACCGGCTGGCCTGTGCGAACCTGGGTCTGCGGCAAGGAAGTTTACCGCGACGGCAAGTTCGACGAATCGCGCATGGGCGTCGAAGCCATGTTCGACCACAGCCGCGGTGGCTACTGGGCAGGGATCGAGTAA